GGAACGGCTCAGAGAATCCccttaaatcaataaaataggCAAGTCTACCATTGTGAAACTGGGCAAGTCtgcaagtataaaataataagtgaAGTAAAATAGTAAGTTGTAGGTGACACCACACTTTTTGAATTCTCTGAGATGGAGACGATTCTCTGAGGTGGAGCCGAGCATAAACCCACAGTTGCCCTGCATATTCCTCTTAAAGGGTTTTGTGTTTAGTGAAGAACTTCAGAGCACTTAATAAACTTGGTGTCACATTTAACTTACCCTACTTAGAGGCGCATTTAATTCTTGCAATACTAACATTAAAGTATAGTAACAATAATTCTGGCATCTAACATAAAGTAACATAgcttctaataaataattggaaATGTAATAAATCTTACAAAATGTTTCAACATAAATGCCGGACTGTAATAATGtaaaaactaggtacctacttacctgtttGAACACCACTCATTGTTTGCAGAAAAAGTTTCAGTCTTCAATACGAATAATTTATCAATTTGAGTAAAATTCAGCTCGAAGTTGTAAAGGTCTATTCACTATTGAAAATATGAATTCTAggataattatattatcttgtTATTCGTTGAGGTAAATGTCTCAGCTCAAAGAGTTTTCTTTAAGAATTTCTCAAGCCTCAGCTCAAAAGTCAGAAGAATGAAAAATAGTACAATTTTACAACCCAGGCGAAGCCAAAGACTACAAACTACAGTCTACAATATTATAGGAGTACTTTTTATATACGGCCACAGATTAGGTATtctttttctctcgtctggctttacaaagattagccaatatcaagtttgtagttatttacaagttatggaATGATTTCGtctgttggtgttagctggcgggcgtgctctgcttttttggagtgttttttttgttaaaactgactggaaagcgctctaagggggtgccgtgcgtatgtcggcgagcgccggcacagacggggtccatacttgtatagtttaaataacttgttacaaataactacaaacttgacattggctaatctttgtaaagctgttgtaaagtcagacgaaagagaaaaaaaaaagttatggaAACTATTTATGCATGGACTTCATTTTTTTATGATAAgtagcaatattaaaaaccaGTATTTCCAGAGAAATAACTTTTCCTAATACTGCGGAATAACGgcgaaaaaaaatgaaaacgaaaaatcaaaaaatcagtGTATTTCTAGTTTTAAGAAAGTTACAAGGTGCGTAAAAGTTTTGATATATGAAGCTTAAGATAACCTTTTAAGCTACTTTTCGTACTTTtgtcatttattaatattgcgATTAGTTAAAGTGTAggaattttttttcacttataGGTACCCGACAAAAATTTAtcgaatttcaattttttttttctcataacTTAAGCATATTTGTCACACGAGGGTTCTACTCTATCGTTTTAAATGATTAAATCTACAcgtttttggaataaaaagccGATGTCCGAAAAGAGGGCTTCATAACATACTGAGTAATCTGTGTTCataattttcgtttttgtatggAAGCCCCGTCtcaaacgtagtgattacaccagagacatgctacctaaacaagattgtgcactgagacaccaaaaacgagcctattgagatagcgctaaattggattgtgtccctttctattagggtgacaacacgatttgataatgtaagacatttgacggattatatgagaataggagaggatgaatcatcatgataacccatcgccgctcactactgagcacgggtctcttctcagaatgataaaggtttaggccatagtctgccgcgctgtagttataaaagtagagaaattcaatttttttttgttctgcgaaaaagtaccagtcatgttaagtatgggtacctataatataggtaagtaaaattattttgtataatctggtgcatgtgtttaggtcctaaacagttttaggaagttcgtaagcagggcatacttttgggaaaattgatggtacagcgtttctttttaaaaaaaattcagtgcacacgaagccgtagcaaaatcttccgctttaaaatgcattccgcaaactgccgaatatttggtgatatttcctggaacgacagcgatccatttttgccttaagtcttcatttttgagaaatctatcgataaacagaaaaaaacacttccattaaacaatcaaattatggttaccttactacttctgtatagtatagtacagaatgttcgccatattgttttgcttgacacccagtgttgtcatcctattaatttaaaaaaatatttataatactttttaaactaaatgatattttaatgacattataaaataaagataacagtatgaaaattactgcgaaaacaaaagaaagtaatcttgttgtttgaaattaaataaacaatgaataagaactttgtgagctacatcataattcgtaccattgaaaatatttttttatgcttgcaatccattagacagtgacacactccaatttatagacctctcgctcggctcgtttttccgctcagcataattgtattagaaattggactttatgctaatgcaatagaatttatttttgcagggaattaaagctgaagtgcacaatcatgtttaggtagcacgtctctggATTACACTCTTTGCTAtttatgttattggtctgtggtgagagcccagagccgtaaaaccaatcaaagagtatgtaatcactacgtaaactagtttaaaaaaaaggctCTGCCCTGCCCTGCCTGTGTCGCTGTTTtaagttattggtctgtggtcgCTGTCTTGTCTGTGGCGATGTGACATGATTGGCAAATTATTAAATTCTTCCTTTCCAAAATCCGCAATTAATGTTAGGTATTAACATTGATAGAAAATTACTACTTGTTGGACTTAAATTAGGAGTTAAAAGTGGTGAGTATAAATtgcgatttatttattaatcttgAATCTAACcaattatatcaaaataatgatgatgacattGCTATTTATGAATTTACACAGTCAAaacttttgataaaaatatcGAAACTaagataagtaataagtatcaGTTTAACATTCTCTTGTTTAAAACATAGATACTTACGAAGCAGAAGCAAATCGACGCCAAAGCTTTAATTACACGATGTCTTCAACCGCACTGTTTGGAAACACCTCTGGTCTTGGTGGCAGTTCAGGAGGGAATAAACACTTGGTAGAGTTTCGGGCAGGCAGAATGACTCTCAAAGGTCGTATGGTGCATCCGGATAAAAGAAAGGGCTTATTGTATGTGTACCAAGGAGAAGATTCGTTGATGCATTTTTGTTGGAAGGACCGTACAACTGGCGAAGTAGAGGATGACCTTTTGATCTTCCCTGACGATTGCGAATTCAAGCGGGTTAACGAATGTACAACTGGGAGGGTGTATGTACTCAAATTCAAGTCATTCTCAAAGAAGTACTTCTTTTGGATGcaggtttgtttgttttttatttatttaatcttaccACAAATTAGTACTTAGTAAAAAGGCCAAGGTAgccttatctctataagagatgaTTATAAGTGACTCTTAGTAGTAAGAGAGTTTCTAAAGGAAGACTAGGTACAACTAAGATAGATAAGgtattacttaagtacttaaatatactatgaatatatattatgatatttataaaatatacaatgtGATTGCATAAATGAATTTTTCTAAACTGACTGTCATTTAcagtaagtttttttatttgatgacaagttagcctttgTGATCTCACTTGCTGGTAAATGATGTAGTGTAACTAGGAAGCAGGCTAATCATGAGTGGGTATGGCATTAAACTTATTATATAAACATCATATTTGTATGCTCACCATTTGGGGACATGTGGCTGGTGGAAAGCTAAATATAGCCTTTGCTGAAACTTCCCACCAGACGTGTTCACATTATTAGTTTTCTGTACAATATTGATGACATGAAAAATGTTTGTTACttgtcacatcacactaatattataaaggagaaagttgtatgtgtatgtgtgtgtgtgtgtgtgtgtatgtgtatgttactccttcatgcaaaaactactggaaatttagaatggagatagattataccctggattagcacataggctactttttatcccggaaaatcaaagagttcccacgggaatttaaaaaacctacatccacgcgaacgaagtcacgggcatcagctagtatttcataaGTTCATAAtagtattcaaattatttttattcaagtaaacttttacaagtgctttcgaatcgtcaaaataatctaccactggttcggaatgctgttcctaacGAGAAGaagcagcaagaaactcggcggttgctcttttcaagtattcaatttacaataatatgccattctgtatacaagcaattgcagcgctgtgtattgctggagcgagtaagatccaagcttttttgtcatttacataatcttcgattgcataataagcttttttgaggagcatacttttaatagattttttaaacttgtgtaaaggcaagtctaaaattgattgtggcattttattgtgtttttattatgcatagtttttacattatttatacTTCTTAATCTGTACTAATATAAATCTGTAATAGGCAGATTGCTTAAGGCTTATGTTTTACATATCACCAGATATTGCAGAATATAAGATCAATTTAATATGAAAGTACAAACAAAATGTATATCTTTCTCTCTTGTGAAAGCAAATGACTAccaaaattattacttattgttattagttattagttattaaaGCACATAGTTAAAGATTACTAAACTTTGATCCACAATTTAACTTAAAATGCCATCCAAATATTTGACATGAcatcctaaaaaataaaattacctcAGACAAATTGTTGTATACCCAAACATTACAATACAAAAATCAAGGTTTGAGATAATTAGTTACTAGTTACTAGTTAGTTAGCTGGAATTTATTAGATATGTGAACTGGGCAGTATGAATACTTCCCTACTAGCTGGGTAAAACATTTACCTCAAAATTGCTACATTTTAACTCAGTTAAGTAACCAAATAAAACCTAAGTGCTGGGGGGGCACATGAATATTTGTGTTCTAATCTAACCTCACCTAACTTCAGATTTTGtcaattatatattataattataattatattgattgattgtattgatttattatattattattcagaaAGTAAAGTTGGGATCATTATACTTTATTTGGTATTATTATACCAATCGTAGTGAACTTATTTGCTTGTCAAAATTTGGTGATCATGAACTAAATTTCAAATACTTTTTGAAGTTTACTCATAAATAATACTGTTGTAATTTTAGACTTTCATGTTTCATGGTTTGGAAACCGTTTCGATTTAGAGAGATGGCAAAAGctacttgtttcttttcttcaaatacttaatttaaaaatgattttacaaatatcaaacattttacaaagtcttgaattaaaaatattttaggagCCAAAAACTGACAAGGACGATGAGTACTGCCGCCGCATCAATGAGGCTTTGAACAACCCACCGACGTCGGGcgagcgcggcggcggcggcaccGGCGGCCAAGACGGAGAGCTGCAGAACCTGCTCAACAACATGTCGCAGCAGCAACTGATGCAGCTGTTTGGAGGGGTCGGCCAGATTGGGGGACTGTCATCACTCCTCGGCACCATGGGGTATTGAACAATTAGATTCTTATACACGGTTTTGGAGTAGGTAAACTTGTATTGCTAGATCTGAACATAATTTATCTGGGTGTTGACAGTACATGTAATGAAACTATTGTTAGTGATAACGTAGCACTTTAAGCTGACTGGTTGGAGTACTagaatacttaatacttaatatcTTCTGAAATACATTGAAAAAGCATAATAGCCTGACCAAAATTAATCTACAACTTAGTGCATCGCACTTACAGTAAGCATCGGAAATATAATAATGGGTGAAGCGTGCCATACTGGTCGCATCCTTAAAATAGCTGGTAGTCCAAAATAGGTTAGTAACATTGTTTTGTACCATCTGCTGCAACCTGATATTGTTTGACATGCTTAGCAACAATAGCAGCAGCGGTACGGGCGGCAGTCGCCAATCGAGTAGCAGCGGCAACAGCTCGCGCGGCGGCTCAGCCCCGCGCACTACGGAGCCCAGCGCGCGCACGCCGGCGCGCCCGCGCTATCCGGCCGCGGCGGCCGCCGCTCCCGCCGCCGCCCCAGCCGCCGCGCCTGCCGCCGctcccgccgccgccgccgcgcccgctcCGGCCGCCGCCACGCCCGCGCCCACCCCCGCCtccgccgccaccgccgcctCGGCTGCCGCTACTCCTCGTGGTAAGAACGTTTTGCTACCTGCATTAAGAAAGAGCAAACAGCAAGCTGCAGCAAAGAgttaaagaaatattatttttattttctatttttataagtgcttttgttttaatttttgctTGTCATATCTGCATATTGGATTTGTCATAATACCATATAGCCTGCGATGCTGTCAAAGCTAAGGTCGCctcgttcatcaaaatcgaaTGAGAGGGTAGTCGTAAAGGAAGCAATATCTATCCCTATTTTTAGTCTCTAGCCCTATTATCATTAGTCTGGTAGAAATAGTAAGGTAACGCAACTGTGCCAGGCGGGCAGATCTTCCTGTCGGACCTGCAGCGCTACTTCTCTGCGCTGGGCACGGCGCCCGAGGGCGAGGGCGGCGAGGCGCGCGTGGACCTGGGCGCGGCGCTGGCGGCGCCCGACGTGCTGAGCACGGCCAGCGAGCCGCCGCACGCGGAGCGCCTGGCGCCGCTGctgccgcccgcgcccgccgccaccgccgccgcgGACGATGTAAGGACCACCCTGCTCTCACCGCAGTTTGCTCAGGTGAACCCTCGCGCCTTCCGCCTCAGTGCATGCGAGCGGCGACACTGACTCGAAATGATTAATTATCCCCATACTAATTGTCTCTCTCTTCGCgtgtattcctcattgctgagggtcgtaaGTCGTGACCCCTTTTTATTAATCACAATAGcagttttcttgggatagtaaATAACACAGTGGATTCCCAGATCCTCTCATACAACGCCACTAAGAGAACAGACAACTCGGTTTCTTAGAGTCATTGTCAAATTTTGAGTTGTTTGAATGTTCATTCAATGTGAATGATAATACACACACAGGACACACAGGATAATAGCCAAATTCAGACCTCCAGCTACCGTTAGGTCAATATTGcctaacaatcgcaatcgattgttTGGCCTTGATGGTGTGTAATATTACATTACAATGGTGTAAAAACATTCGTTTTTGTAACTCTCGCTGAAAACAGCAATTGTTCATTACAATCATTCATTACAAAAGTGTGTCATGTAATGCTTGGCTTGATGTGTTCACCAATGTAACACTCAAATCCGAGCTGATACAATTGAATGCTCCTGGTCCATATGTGTTTTAagcctttaaaaaatatttgtaggcCTAGTTTAAAGATAGGGTTACTGTAAATCAATTCTGTTTGCCCCCCGAAAACTGAAGACTATCtgaaaatttcgaatttttaaataaacgccTGACACTCCAAAGTGTACAAAACATTTGCCCATTTAAACACGAGGGAAAATCAGTCTTCAACTCCGACGCAACGTCTTTTTCGCTTACCTACACTTTAGTCTACACAAAGCGCAAAATCTCGTATATTGGCTGGCACTCTCACTATTAGCACAGTTGTTAATGTTATATACACAGATGTAAGATTACCTGAAAAAGCCAATTACAACCTACTTTCGTGCTTGTCCCTAGTTTTCAACGGCGACGCAGCTACCAGAAACTAGGTACTATCGGATGGAACACAGATTTTTCCCGTGTGTGAATGGGCTTATTGGCTCTTCAATCgattcaattttaatgaaattacagGCGGCAAATCAGTTTTCCTCAGCCCTAACCTCGGGGCAAATGGGTCCAGTGGTGTCGCAGTTCGGTCTGCCGGCCGATGTGACTGCAGCCGCCAACTCTGGCGACATGAAGGCATTTTTCAAGGCCTTGGAAAGCGCTTCGTCGGGCTCCGAAGGCAGCAAGTCACAGGACGCTGACAAAAAGAAGGAAAAGCCGCAAGACGACAAAAATGACAAAGACGGTGACGCTGGAATGTCACTCGATTAAAACTTGCACTTACgcaagaatattattatttgtagttCTTTCTATTTTTCACTTTAATATCGTAAGGCAAGACGTAGAACACTAGCAGCGACTAGACAGCAACTAAAGGCATTTTCGAAAAAGATGTAAGAATTATACAAGTcctatgaaataaaattaattgaaatttcTCTTCatttatcatttatatttttttggtataaaaataattttgatggTGAAGTAAACAAAGCATGATAGTTGTG
This genomic stretch from Maniola jurtina chromosome 2, ilManJurt1.1, whole genome shotgun sequence harbors:
- the LOC123876002 gene encoding proteasomal ubiquitin receptor ADRM1 isoform X1, with product MLGINIDRKLLLVGLKLGVKSDTYEAEANRRQSFNYTMSSTALFGNTSGLGGSSGGNKHLVEFRAGRMTLKGRMVHPDKRKGLLYVYQGEDSLMHFCWKDRTTGEVEDDLLIFPDDCEFKRVNECTTGRVYVLKFKSFSKKYFFWMQEPKTDKDDEYCRRINEALNNPPTSGERGGGGTGGQDGELQNLLNNMSQQQLMQLFGGVGQIGGLSSLLGTMGNNSSSGTGGSRQSSSSGNSSRGGSAPRTTEPSARTPARPRYPAAAAAAPAAAPAAAPAAAPAAAAAPAPAAATPAPTPASAATAASAAATPRGGQIFLSDLQRYFSALGTAPEGEGGEARVDLGAALAAPDVLSTASEPPHAERLAPLLPPAPAATAAADDVRTTLLSPQFAQAANQFSSALTSGQMGPVVSQFGLPADVTAAANSGDMKAFFKALESASSGSEGSKSQDADKKKEKPQDDKNDKDGDAGMSLD
- the LOC123876002 gene encoding proteasomal ubiquitin receptor ADRM1 isoform X3; the encoded protein is MLGINIDRKLLLVGLKLGVKSDTYEAEANRRQSFNYTMSSTALFGNTSGLGGSSGGNKHLVEFRAGRMTLKGRMVHPDKRKGLLYVYQGEDSLMHFCWKDRTTGEVEDDLLIFPDDCEFKRVNECTTGRVYVLKFKSFSKKYFFWMQEPKTDKDDEYCRRINEALNNPPTSGERGGGGTGGQDGELQNLLNNMSQQQLMQLFGGVGQIGGLSSLLGTMGNNSSSGTGGSRQSSSSGNSSRGGSAPRTTEPSARTPARPRYPAAAAAAPAAAPAAAPAAAPAAAAAPAPAAATPAPTPASAATAASAAATPRGGQIFLSDLQRYFSALGTAPEGEGGEARVDLGAALAAPDVLSTASEPPHAERLAPLLPPAPAATAAADDVRTTLLSPQFAQVNPRAFRLSACERRH
- the LOC123876002 gene encoding proteasomal ubiquitin receptor ADRM1 isoform X2; translated protein: MLGINIDRKLLLVGLKLGVKSDTYEAEANRRQSFNYTMSSTALFGNTSGLGGSSGGNKHLVEFRAGRMTLKGRMVHPDKRKGLLYVYQGEDSLMHFCWKDRTTGEVEDDLLIFPDDCEFKRVNECTTGRVYVLKFKSFSKKYFFWMQEPKTDKDDEYCRRINEALNNPPTSGERGGGGTGGQDGELQNLLNNMSQQQLMQLFGGVGQIGGLSSLLGTMGNNSSSGTGGSRQSSSSGNSSRGGSAPRTTEPSARTPARPRYPAAAAAAPAAAPAAAPAAAPAAAAAPAPAAATPAPTPASAATAASAAATPRGGQIFLSDLQRYFSALGTAPEGEGGEARVDLGAALAAPDVLSTASEPPHAERLAPLLPPAPAATAAADDAANQFSSALTSGQMGPVVSQFGLPADVTAAANSGDMKAFFKALESASSGSEGSKSQDADKKKEKPQDDKNDKDGDAGMSLD